In Rutidosis leptorrhynchoides isolate AG116_Rl617_1_P2 chromosome 6, CSIRO_AGI_Rlap_v1, whole genome shotgun sequence, the DNA window TCTCATCACCCATTTTGCCAGAAAATGATTAAAGAAAAAATAACATAAAGAAAAACAGAAATCTTAATACCCAACTGTTCTTGATCAGGTTTTCACCCGTTTCAAGAACTGGAATCAAGATATGGGCACAAGttgtatgacaacccggaaattttcgactaaatttaaacctaacttcgactagttccgacgactcacgaacaattatttgtaaataattacgcattaatttgatatattaatattattattattattattaatatcctttttaaataatatatcaataattaatatcattattataagtattgttattatgattaaaaacaatattattattattattattattattattattattaagagcattattattactaatattattattaatgatattaaaaatattattattatcaatattattattattatctttattattacttttattattatttataatattatcaaattattattattaatgcatttattaattagttattaatatatttattaatatatttaataataatatcaattaaaaataaaatttaaaagtcaACAAGTATGTACTAActgcttttgattttttttaaactaAATTTGTATTATTAATCCAAAAATCTACTTTTAAATTTTTTATAAACcatcattatatttttatatatttttttcagtttgattttgttgactttttttttcttcttcttctactgatcgccatttttattttttattcaaATCGTGATTCATTGTTGACAATGAGTATAACACAAACAAAGTATTGTTAGTTGatcacacattatatatatatatatatatatatatatatatatatatatatatatatatatatatatatatatatatatatatatatatcctactgCATTtgttgaattaaaacagaaatatatTTTTTTCAATATCTCTGTTCATGATCAAAAATTTAAAAGCTTGATTTTGATTTTTATTTCATAATAtataaatgcagtcttgttaggaatcatatactcaaactatctacaaagtttcaagttccaattcataatatcgagttctaatttcggagtcaaagtttatttctaaaaagtcaactgtttCGTTCTTGGTAAAAATTCGaagttgttttgatgttttaagttcaactgACAATTCaaatagtttatatatatgatttgcaAACTATTTCGTGAAGAAAGTAAGTTCTAAAACAAGCTTAAAAGCGAAAAATgatttctttttttaaaaaaaaaacttcgaACATCAGCTGGGTACTGtttccattttttttttgttatttaaaaaCATCTCTTTTTAATTCTATGTTGTTTACAAGTCCTAAATTAAACCCCGAATTAGTTATTTTGGATTTTTGAAGTCTTTTGGTCGTTTGAgtttttgaagaagaagatgaaaaacaGATAAGATATatcgaatatatagatatatagatttaGGTGGAGTAATAAATCAGGAAAACATGGATGGgaaaatggttaagggtgttagcgtggtagcgagaggtctcgggttcaagcctggTCATAGGCAATTTTTTTGGAAAAGGCTTtattaaggtagttattattattattattattattattattattattattattattattattattattattattattattattattattattataattattattattattattatcatcatcatcttattattattatgattattaattattgttattattatgttaagtattgttatcactaatactatgattacaattatcattaatataactaatattattattatcattatcattatgattataattactaaaatgaatattattattattaagtaagtatcattattactatcatactacaatttattattattatcagtaagtattagtattatcatcatatctacaattattattatcgttattatcatttttacaaaaattatcatttttgctatcattaaaattatattattattattattatttttattactagtatcattataaatattattattattattattattattacaaaataatacaactctttattcattatcattattaaaaacattttatcaaacaaatacttatatatagaatatatatatatatatatatatatataagtatatataacaagtgaaataatatatataaacttattcgattacaattatatgtgttaatatatatacttgatataggttcgtaaattcgaggacaactctgcacttgttcagtaccatcatatgcatatttactacaaactatcatatcgtatcgtgagtttcaattgctccctttttatctatatttttgggctgagaatacatgcactattttataactatttgaaaaaatagacacaagtacaaaacttcgttctacgtgggtttgaatcaaaaatcccttagcttggtaactttaaacaTTGGTCATTGTAccgtgacgcgaatcctaaagatagatctatcgggtttaacacccccacccagtatGTTGTACTAGTTAAGAATTTATATTGGCTTAGAAGAACGGgtttttagtacttcgaggttaacttcacgcacttgattcggtgtgcTTATTATAACTCATGGGGTAAAAactttgttaaggctagttaccgggtgctcacaacatggaatgcttttatacactgcggtgtatttatttatttatttattgaaactgaaatcttgtgatctatatctattactgaaatcattatttatgacaaacctatgaactcactcaacctcgtgttgactttttaaagcatgtttattctcaggtacttaaatattgtttccgctgtatatctgcttctttgatgatgatttcttgccatgcttagagtcttcatgcattacttaccaattcatttaaaaacatttaatgctctaaatacaatgtaatctatttatcttccgctgcaaaactcaataaaacgtctcatatagagttattctcgtttatacaactgtgatttgatataattagtcacaaataccccatgccctatttgggAGTGTGACAAGTTGTGTCTCTTCTATAAAAGAAAACAAGTTAGTACAATTCAATAGATAAAGAAAGGTTACAAGTAACCAACTTCAATCTCGATTGAACGTGCACAacggaagaaagaaaaagaatctCCTATGCCTTTGAGTATAGACCAGAAGATCAATTCAGTGAGACAAGAGCACAAACCTTAATTTGGTCAATTAGGATTTCAACAAAACCAAATAGATTTAACAATCTATTTCACCACAGTCCGTCTTCGAACCTACGTGAACAATAATCGCCCAAGAAAGATGAAATCAGAAATGAAAAATCCCCAAATTCCAGAAACCCTAATTTTAGGATTGTCAATCGAATCAAAAGATCTTCACAAGACAAGATGATATcacaccgttagctctgataccaagtaTAAATCTATAATTCTCagcagaaatcataaaaacatcACAGCTGAATATTATTATACCAGAAATCAAAGAATTACACACTAGTTATTGTTCAAGTTATGTTGAACAATACAATCAACTTGTACAATATTACAAAGAAGTAGAAACACAGATTTAATATGCTTAAATCTGATAAATAAAGTATGATCTATATGAAGAAGAATAAGAACCCTACTTTTTGGGAGACAATTCGtatgtgtgtgcgcgcgcgcgctTATTGAGAAAATAATGACTAGATGAATAAATTAGAAGAAATAAATTAAAGATATACCCAACACATTAGCATATGTCGCCTATCCGTGTGTGGGCCTTCAGAAATCTACAGCATGGTCCAAGAACCCAATACAGAAAACAATCCATAGAGCTACTAGATTTAGCCGAACAATCTATATTAACTTGATCCAAAGCTAACACAACTAATAACTGCACAAACCAAACTAAGTAAGAACAAATAAGATTGAAAATATATAACACCCATTTAACAGTATCATCGTAGCATCAAATACTTGTAGCAACAAAGCTCCTTAAGAATTACAGTAGTAACTAGTACGAACCATTCCACAATGATTGCTTAAATTTAACATAATTACGGAGTAGTATATAGTATCACTCGAAATATGTCATCAGAAAACTAAAAATATTATTAGCCGTGTGTTTGTATAAAGATGAAGATACTGGTCGTTTAGGGAGGCTAACGAAGGAAAGCCACACGAGGTTTAGGCAAACCTAATAGCAAGTGGGGTCGAAACTAGCACTAccaaaataagaaaacaaaaaagaGGGGGACCCATAAAGTAAAGCAACGAACGTGAAAGGGGTATAATCGAACATTGAAAAATTTAATTaataaagtaaaataaaataaaacttaaaaGAACTGGCCAAGGCATGTTCCCATGTGATCCTACTCACCCCTTGCTTTATATCCCACCACCCCTCCTTGTCTCTCTATCTCTCTGTTTTCCTTCTATCTGTAAATTCATTCTTAATCCAGTTCATTTCAccattttcaatttcaatttcaatttcctCTCATTCAAGGTATTTATTCTTTTTCTATTCctcttttatttttcaattttactATATTTTGTTAATTTCAGTCATTTTCATTGTGAATTTGATAGGATCTTCTATAGATGTTTCAATTATTTTTCTAATTTTTAGTATATTCAAATAtgcatctatctatctatctacatATATTGACAGTATATGTATGTTTGTGAGATTGATATTTGAGATGTGTAACGGTGAATTTAGTGAATATATTGGTGTGTATACGAAtacgaatatatatacatatttattggaGTATATTCTAATTCTATGTATCTATTATCGCGGTACGAATCTGTATGTTCGCTATTGATTCGAATGATTGATTCAATTATTCGTGTTCCTAACACGATTGAATTTGAATATACAGGAATTGATTGATATCGAATTCAGTTACCTGATCTGATTATAACAAACAGCGTAACCGTTTTCTGTTAATGGCGTCTTCAACATTGATACCGAATTCGGTAACAAACAACGCACGTGATACGTCACGTGATTCATCAAAAAGAAGAAAACGGCAGAAACTGCAAAAACATTCAAATAATTCTAATTCCAATAGAGAGCAAATCAACAATCTAACCGATCGTCAAATAGCGCCGTGGAAATCGGAAGTTCAACAACAAATTTACAGTTCAAAATTACTACAAGCTCTTCGCCACGTCCGTACCGGCAACGGAATTAAATCACGACGTGATGTTCGTGACGCGGCGGACCGAGTACTTGCGGTAACCGGAAAAGGCCGTACCCGGTGGAGCCGTGCAATATTAACGaataaattgaaattgaaatttatgaagaataaCAGAAGACAGAGAGGTGTAATTGCATCGGCAACCGGTAATTGCCGGTTGAAAAAACCTAGAGTTAGTATTTTGAGGTTGAAAACGAAAAATTTACCGGCTGTTCAACGGAAAGCTCGTGTTTTAGGCGGTTTAGTTCCCGGTTGCCGAAAGCAACCGTTACCGGTTGTATTAGAAGAAGCTACTGATTATATTCCCGCTCTTGAGATGCAGGTTAAAGCTATGGCTGCTCTTGTCGAGCTTTTATCCGGTGGTTCCTAGTTCTATTTCCGGCGACGGAGCCGGTAACGGTGCTGGAAATGTAAGCCAGAGTTTTAGCCGGCCGTCACCGAACTTATAATATTGATACAGATCGACTTAATTTTGCGTTTTAATTTTATGTCTTGTAATTTATTTACCTTACTTTACTTTTATGTTTTTACTTTTCGGCTTTTTACCGTCTGAGCGTCACTGTTCAAATATattctatctttttttttttttttttttttttttagtttttagctTTTTTCCTTTATGTGTTTTGTATATGATTGAACTTGTTAAAACCTTTTAGTATAGGAAATCAGTATTTACAACATGATGTCACTGTTGAACTATTATGAAGCATTACATGAATAAAACCATGTCATCAAATGTAATCAAGTGTATTAAAAGACTTTGATTTTTAACGTTGTTTGGAACTAATTGATGGTGGTTGGTTTATGAATTTTACAAATTTAATAGTGATTTGTTGATACCGTTTTGACCAGTTATTACAACCGAAAATCACTAGATTTATTAAAGAAAACAGTTCAGAAGATATTTCAATATTAATTGATAGGCATATTTGAAACTAACTTATAGTTAGAGTTGACAGTTAAAGCTTCTAATTATGTTTGTTAAAATCATCGAACTATTGGTTGAGTGATAAAAAGTCCAGTTGGTTCTGAGCTCGTATCGATTCAAATCTTGAAGGAGAGTTTTCTTCAAGGTTGTGCTTCTGGTATCATTCACTCTGTGCGGGCCAAacagttaacctaaagcattcgGGGTACGCTTTGTGCGATGAATgcgaggagtttcttcctaacgggtgCGTTAGTGGTAAAATAAGAGGATTCGATGCTAAAATTGTCGTTCTAAAAAAATTGTGTTTGTTAAAGTTAATTATTGGAGCTGAAAGGTAAAGTTTATTTTTTGCAAGTGGATCCAAGTAATTGTAGTTGATAACTTATATAttatgggtgtgtttggatgaCAAAATTTTAGAGCTTATGAGAGCTTAAAAATGTAAAGCTTATGGTTTTAAGGAGTTTGTGATTTTTAAACTTGGTTTGACAACATAAAATAGAAGAGCTTACGAAAATAAAGTAGAGCTTAAAAATTAAGCTCTTTCTAGCTAGCTTAAAAATAAGTTTCTAGCTAATGAGGTGATAATTTACATAATTACCCTTCACATAATTATATATCATTATTATCGTTGTTCTTTCTAGTTAATTTACAcacataagctccagctccagctactttgttaaacacttataaaaataataataatctccaGCTACAGCTCTAAGCTCCAACACTACCTATTTTCGTCCATATAAATGAGACTAATTTTGATTATGAAATAATATATGAAAaatatgaaatataatataattaacaaaAACGATATAGTGAAGTACGACGACATAAATAGATTTGGCAATAAAGCTTGTTTGGTTTTATTTTTTGGAAGGTAGTTGGGAGTGTCGAAGGTGTTTTGTAGTGAAACATCAATGTATGGTCTGTGAATCCGAGTTTCCTTAGTCAGAGATTTCGGTAGTGGTATTCATGGACCTTTTATTACCATGTGTTTCTGTATCTCTATCTTTTCTTTTATCTCATCTGTCCACACTTTCTATAAATGTTACTACAGTTCTCTTCGTTTTAAATGTAAATTCTTATCACAAACAAGTACAATACCTAAATCTCACATGTATGAGGTATGAGAGAGGTAACGTAGACAATCTTTTTTCGCTATCATAGAATAAAAGATAGAGGTGGGACGTATATTATTATCAATTttcaattttaaaataaaaattactCGAGTAACAATATATGTAAAAGAAAACAATCAAAAGgaaaaaataaaatgacaatattaCCCATGTGAACAGTAACCAGGTTTCATGTTTAGTACTAGAGGTTTATCTATATGTTTTCTTTAGTTGTACATATGAAAAAAGATGGTAGTTTAGAGTAAAAAGGAAAAGCAAAGTATTCTAAACACTTGTTTTTTTCTATGACTCAAATCCACTAAATAGAACAAACATAAATATGTTACATCATaacaatatatatttaattactttCAAATGAAATGATTTAACTTTCTAAGAAATGATTTAACattgaatgttgaaccattcagtaTTCTGCTCGTTTATTTATAACATGATAAAGTGATAATGAGAAATGGTGTTAAACAATGTGCTAAACCATACAAAGTTGATAAACTATCTTCGCTATTAAGCACATCAATTTTCATTAATATATTTCTTGTATTATAAAATTCTATTTTGAACTACAATCAAATAACTATATATGAAGTATAAAATTTATTCATGTAAAAGGTTAACACGTTACATCATTCGAAATGTTAATTTACAATAATTATCAAATAGAGTATTGTCTTTTAAAGACAAGTTCAATAAGAACCTTTATATCACTTAGATTATAAATTATTATACGcttaataattttattttattaaacaatCCTTGTTGCCTTAATCTTAACAAGCAACTGGGCCAGCCAGCTACGCTGAGCCCAATTGATTAACTGCTGGTTGTAAAActtaaaaaagaaaaacaaaactaCCCTGCAAGAATCGAACCTGCACCCGTCTAGAAATAATAAACAACACCAAGTCACCCAGCCACTTATGCATTTGTGTCATTATGTTACAgctataatatttatctatttaaaaaCGTCGCTATCAAAACACTGTAGCTACTGTTCATAATTTTTTGATTGAATATATAACAAGTTTTTTGGGTtagccgcgcgttgcggcggcgaaccccttattttatatatataacataattagACAGTTTTTCGTTGCACACAAACTATCTTTTAAATTAAATGCTTAAACGTTAATAACCATAAAAATCAAAGATAAAGtatgttttaaataaataattaaaatagttaAAATCGACATAATTTGAATACTTGTTATTGGAGTAGTAAAGTGTGAGAGTAGAAAGAATATTGTGTTCAAAAAGAGGGGGTAAAGtaaaagatttaaaaaaaatatcTAAAAAAAGTGGTAAAGAAaaaataaatgaagtaatgtacaaATAATAAGAAAAGTTAGATTGAAAAAAGAATTTCGTTGTacacaactgtgacgacccggaaatttctgaccaaatttaaactttatctttaaaatgatttaatgttttcgacacgataagcaaagtctgtaatgttgagtctcaagttttgaaactatattcatgtaatcaattattctttgactgttctcgaagattcacgaacaatatatatataaaacttaatgtgcatatatatatatatatatatatatatatatatatatatatatatatatatatatatatatatatatatatatatatatatatatatatatatatatatatatatatgatttcaagttatttagtaaacgatagtaacattcgattattgattcgattgatatttagataagttaactaaaacgtttaagatgaaccagtaaaacactaatttgctatagcattttcgaatttctacattacccgaaaagctacagtgttttcgaaaatcactatttgctacagtaaaaaaactttgctacagtaaaacactgttttaaaatgaaaatgtatatatgtttatactacgagacgatgatttatagaagcaaataaccaaaacacttaattgattgaagctacacttcgagtgacatagtttatcaatgattaagtttaatttttgataaaggtacacgtcgcgtaacgaaaagtactagttttctaagcgtacgaaaatgcattcgagaaaccggaaccgggacataaattgagtgacaacgtacgagtcaacggaccaaaaattacaagttgactatgcacgtgaatataatataatatataattaattatataaattaaatatattatatatattatatttaaatacgtCGACAAGAAAAACAACAAAATAATGTGAGCTGTAaagagaggccatgcgatcgcatggccaaaggccttcgaaaccatgcgatcgcatgaggcaaaatttcAGGAAAGGCCTATAAAAGTCGAGCTCGTTCACTGAattgcacacacacatatatcatccatcttactatgtatttaattatttaattattattattattattattattattattattattattattattattattattattattattaagattaatattaatattattattagtattattattagtagtattattatacataaaatactacgacgaagtcatgagcgtgtcactttcaaaatgggttttcaagcggaatagagctaagaaaattatgggttatagctatggaggttatgggtaatgtacgtgggtattattggcaagtcaaacctagtgtttatcatctctgttgcgtctgcgtacttccctgcaatattgaatcacgatattgatacgtgagcattcatattttattttttatatattaattgtgtatccatgtctagtgctcgagtatatatatttatgcatgcttgtatgctaaatttcgtcgttaaacagtttataatgaatcacgaattaaatacatatattactagtaaaaggtatatgatatacatgtttttggaaagctcgcaaaaaatcaataacttttcatttagaaatcgcgtaatttcgatgaccgaatcaaaagatatgatcaactgaattatgattgacgttaattagaattgcttttgaatctgcaattaatatttaaataacttgtttgtaagattgataaattggatttttgaatattaccaaccgagtaaatgaatccttatataaggtacgtctcgttttgttgaactattgtcaaaaattgactttttgaaatgactttggataacttttatatgtcgatctcgagcattaggattgtgatacactatgacctgacctagcttgatagacatttattgacaaacatatgttctctaggttgagatctatggttatttggtaatccgagtttcggtcacattttggtgaacgactttatatgctgctaagatgagtttcatttgctccctttttaattgcttttgcaatctatatttttgggctgagaatacatgcaatttattttaaacgcaatggatacaagtacatactaaattcacaccgagtttgaaccgaaaatcccttagctttggtaactagtaactgctggttataagaactggtgggcgcgagtagttatatatggatccatagggcttaacatctccgtctgttccaggtatagaaaccctagcctgaactataaaacagacgtatgctatttgagtttagtacatgttggtttgcgtgtattgtacatgttggttgcatgtatgttaaaacaggggtacttattataacgttaaagcttagttaccagggtgcccaatcttgtagaatattttgataaac includes these proteins:
- the LOC139853006 gene encoding transcription factor bHLH148-like; its protein translation is MASSTLIPNSVTNNARDTSRDSSKRRKRQKLQKHSNNSNSNREQINNLTDRQIAPWKSEVQQQIYSSKLLQALRHVRTGNGIKSRRDVRDAADRVLAVTGKGRTRWSRAILTNKLKLKFMKNNRRQRGVIASATGNCRLKKPRVSILRLKTKNLPAVQRKARVLGGLVPGCRKQPLPVVLEEATDYIPALEMQVKAMAALVELLSGGS